A segment of the Pristiophorus japonicus isolate sPriJap1 chromosome 1, sPriJap1.hap1, whole genome shotgun sequence genome:
gtacggaattctgatcatcaattgcacattttacatccaaCTCACAGTTGTGattacattgattgaaaatgtggaactgtccctttaagtgtggtgggttgccggcctcttttaagagagccttgctatctttaccccaatcctcttctccgtttggtgccacgtgttgctccatcagcgctgcacctcgtggtctggccgcggccatctttttcttcagcacatcacctcacctcgtggtttgggcaccatatttcctccatccacaatgtcgactgcggtgatcctcttctccccgggtgggaagctgggaagtcgcctttggatccgattttcttcctccggagtcctgccactagagcctggaaggtgcgttcgggtcgtctcagctggatcatcgccacgcagtcgtgctcagcggtctgtgcctcgggtgctgtgctggtctgctctctggtgctgggtccaccctcagatgagggcttgctttgcctctgagcgcggaggacgttgATCACTGGatggatgaagtcttcccaactccatTGGATCTTCTTCATccgccttcttccgagtagcgttggtccatcacctgcaacaatccacaggggtaacttgtgcaccgcgctgtcatggagtacctttacatccgcactaccaacgactgggataagttcatcggtgtaggtgcgcagctttgcctgaaccgggaccaacttgggtcattcagcttgattgtcccatagcttctCAAAGTCTTCTTGATTGATTActaactggctcgcccccgtgtccacttccatgaagactggaatgccatttatctcaacttccatcctcaatggggaacactcggtggtgcaggtaaacatgctatatacctcatcgtggggctgagctagctctctgcctatcgtttcataatccgtgctggattcatggccatctgcagactcttcatcaacacagtgagtcagatttcttttacacattcgctggaggtggccctttgtgctgaagcctttacacacatagggctagactttccactaggtggctaaggccccaaaaaatggaccttgttccagcgatgtgtgaCGTATTGCCCGTGCTGATCactggcacaaggcccatttttttttgttgcgattttccactcggccttaccccggcgatgtcaaatgggtgatctgatttttcggcgctctcacgatcgcccaaagaaaacggaaatcAAAGAAGaataaaaagcttccctagcaacgctattctgtgCATGTGTAGCAtgtttttttttttaggttgatttgctttgctgcattttgagaggtcaggggtcatcacacatgctcagaagcactgggagtgtcagagagagagagagagagaggggagaggcttTTCGGTTGGATGGTTGTATTGTTGGAATTTAAACTAAAATCTGCAAAAATTAGACATCGTACGATTTTTTGGGGAAGTTTAAAAACTTTTAAATACTGATAAATCCAGTTAAAATTTTCTCAGCAGTATTTAATTGTATAAATAATGGAGGAATCAAGTGATAGGCGAAGggacaagcccttcagcgaggaggccaatgaggccctcgttgaTATAGTGAGCACGAGGTGGGAGGatttgacacggggtgggcataggaaacctccaccccgtgcatataggaGGATATGggtagagattgccgacgtggtcacgtcggaATCGAATGAAGCGCGCACACTGGACCAGTGCTGCAAAaggtggaacagcctgctggcagcagctagagtgagttgaaatttatatttaaaatcatccatatgtattatttaatgatgtatggaaattttaGTTAGAATCTGCAATGTCATTTCGTTACATTATAACGAaattaaattatgaataaatttatgtacCCCAACATTAAGTTGAATCTTATATTATAAAATATTATTCACAGGCAACGTAATGCAaatttttaattaaatatttaaatctgtcagtctcaaatgtttattgccaaatccattagcttatgccatgcaatgttatcttatcatttacagaagaagatatctatcaaccagaGAGAGCAATGTAGGACGGGCGGCGGCTCTGCTATGTTCCATGCATTAAGcggatacgaggagcttgcggtggccttggtggggcccgaaagccgttcggtcacaacccgtggtgtggccgaacccacccttgattcACGTAATGAGAACTGTGCTGTGTGCAATGTGTGAAACATtcgtaaatactgaaaatatcgtagttacgcatgtaatattatgcaattataattcaatttGGTATATTATTGTAATGTactcttgatctacgaatgaggtcatgttaggtctggtgaaccatcgtgcatatggggtaatgaaaCGAATTGTAATATTTTGAATTATTGAAAAATTGATatgtattgatttgaattgttataCGTTGTTTAACAATTTCATttatctttctaaggtcaagtgtccgtgGTGTCAATGGATACCTCCACTACTCCAGAGCCATCATAAACTTTgcaggaggaagaggcagaagaggaggcacTGCAGACTTCTGCagtgcaggaacaagaggaggaggaggaggaagacgatatTTTTTTTGTGACGGGGGAACAACCTgtggccatctctattgagatggatgaggtaccgggaccaagcggtgtgcaagtggtgacgccaaggcgcgtgacattgcaaACGCTGAcctcacggaggtccggtcagcggggTATGCAATTGCctaccacggaggaccagacggagagcttattaTCCCTGTCCAGGGTTTCGCAGGTTTCTCAGCTAATTGGAGCCAGTTcgccacaacctggagcgagttctacacaaacttctccaaccggttttctgagcagtcacaggctgctcgggagacattggaggccattcggcagcagacagccgtaaccaatgccctatggcatgcattgctggctggaagcggcgctgcaccccaaggtgtcatgtccactcatagcgagaccccgagcatgcaagcgagtacggaggacacagttcctcctgactcggaagtggagcctcaggcttttgcttccactccgtcacctccaccacggcaggaaatcttgccatcacacactgcacaacgcgttcgtgtcggtctgcgtagagcaAAACAGGCGGGTGGGGTGTGAACATGGGGTGgaacaggacctggagggaaatgtgactgcaggtagggagggaggagtgtttttcaaaagtttaataaatgttcttacttaaatgttcaattgttTTTTCATCTTTGTTAATTGttaacattttggggatttgagggaagagtgggtcggggcgggggggttggagggagggtgttgttcaataGTTTATTAAAAATTTTAAATCTTTGTTTATAAAAAAAACTTTaattcaacaacttttgtgccttctctcttagttacattagttttcaaatgtacagtttttcatccatatttgtttgtttattcttttattataccagtacttttattataccagtactttaaactttacttaaactaattcagatgataggccagtgcaggcaagacaacaaggaaaccccacgcaaatgaaacttttgattaaccctaactgtaaatgaacatttgaatatccacaattaatagttcatgcaaagcgttcattaatgagctgctgaagcAACAGCTTAGcgaccgtgtaactgccactgactactggtcttcgggaaaggtgtggtggtaccggtgctagatcgccaggctgattaagctcccctatgtccttgcccgcgtcctctcccgcctgttcctcctcttcatccttgccggctgcctcttctgtctcatctccttctggaggtggacctgctgcatgatctggcattacttgtcctctctttatagctaggttatgcagcatgcaacacaccacaataaactctgctacctgatcagggtggtactggaggctgcctccagaatgatccaggcatctgaagcgctgctttaggtctccaattgtcttttcaacgatgttgcatgt
Coding sequences within it:
- the LOC139260051 gene encoding myb-related transcription factor, partner of profilin-like, which produces MEESSDRRRDKPFSEEANEALVDIVSTRWEDLTRGGHRKPPPRAYRRIWVEIADVVTSESNEARTLDQCCKRWNSLLAAARKKISINQREQCRTGGGSAMFHALSGYEELAVALVGPESRSVTTRGVAEPTLDSRQVSVVSMDTSTTPEPS